The proteins below come from a single Iocasia fonsfrigidae genomic window:
- a CDS encoding EFR1 family ferrodoxin (N-terminal region resembles flavodoxins. C-terminal ferrodoxin region binds two 4Fe-4S clusters.), with amino-acid sequence MKILILYFSGTGNTYFIANMIYKKCKEDNYKIQLSSIENFSPENVKGYDILIFGFPIYACDMPLFLQEYVDRMSLPKSRGVMLFSTFGFYAGNSLRRTAKKFSDKGFIPLVSEEVKMPGSDGLAFMKKDSNFVKKVLSKNYLENPIIKNYVNKIYNFIDKNTDKLKQELNREDLVMSKLKARGVVLDSFVKMIYNPGERFIKNRFWVDNKCIKCRLCEKICPANNIRITNNEVIFSNQCYLCMRCIHQCPVESIQIGKWTVDKFRWQGPNNDYKPAKLLNKT; translated from the coding sequence ATGAAAATATTAATTCTTTATTTTAGCGGAACTGGTAATACCTATTTTATTGCCAATATGATATATAAAAAGTGTAAGGAAGATAATTATAAAATTCAGCTATCATCTATAGAAAATTTTTCGCCTGAAAATGTAAAAGGATATGATATTCTTATCTTTGGTTTTCCAATCTATGCTTGTGATATGCCATTATTTTTGCAGGAATATGTAGATCGAATGTCCCTTCCTAAAAGTAGAGGAGTTATGTTATTTTCCACTTTTGGATTTTATGCAGGTAATTCTTTAAGAAGAACAGCAAAAAAATTTAGTGATAAAGGTTTCATTCCATTAGTTTCAGAAGAAGTTAAGATGCCAGGATCAGATGGTTTAGCTTTCATGAAAAAAGACTCAAATTTTGTGAAAAAAGTTCTGTCAAAAAATTATTTAGAAAATCCAATTATTAAAAATTATGTGAATAAGATTTATAATTTTATTGATAAAAATACTGATAAACTAAAGCAAGAATTAAATAGAGAAGATTTAGTAATGTCAAAATTAAAGGCAAGAGGGGTAGTATTAGATTCTTTTGTAAAAATGATTTATAATCCTGGTGAAAGATTTATTAAGAATAGGTTTTGGGTTGACAATAAATGCATTAAATGTAGACTCTGTGAGAAAATTTGTCCTGCTAATAATATAAGGATTACAAATAATGAAGTTATATTTTCAAATCAATGTTATTTATGCATGAGATGTATTCATCAATGTCCAGTTGAATCAATACAGATTGGGAAATGGACTGTAGATAAATTTAGGTGGCAAGGACCTAATAATGATTATAAGCCTGCTAAACTATTGAATAAAACGTAA
- a CDS encoding TIGR04076 family protein, giving the protein MKFLKEGQEFIVNPWVGLPSGFCPWAWDDIYKSLVGFAADGNFGEWYEDKNIIIACCTDGTRPVYFKIEKLVD; this is encoded by the coding sequence GTGAAGTTTTTAAAAGAAGGTCAAGAATTCATTGTAAATCCTTGGGTTGGGCTACCAAGTGGGTTTTGTCCATGGGCATGGGATGATATTTACAAATCCCTAGTAGGATTTGCAGCTGACGGCAATTTTGGAGAATGGTATGAGGATAAAAACATTATCATTGCATGCTGTACAGATGGAACAAGGCCGGTTTATTTCAAAATCGAAAAATTAGTAGATTAA
- a CDS encoding caspase family protein yields the protein MRKALVIGINDYPNCPLSGCINDAVQLASLLERHSDGSPNFSVRKVLSDCNEIKRGTLKKEVDDLFSGDPEVALFYFSGHGYLNSYGGYIVTPDFENYDEGVSMDDILKAANHSSAKNRIIILDCCHAGAMGSPAITEGRFSELADGVTVLVACREKETAMESEKSGVFTSLLLDALHGGSADLLGNVSPGSIYAYVDRALGPWAQRPVFKTNVSRFVSLRNVSPPIDPNILRKIIIHFPSPYDEYCLDSSYEDTEPNADTKHVEIFKELQKMERVGLVVPVDEDHMYYAATNEKSCKLTAMGVQYWKLVQSGNV from the coding sequence ATGAGGAAGGCTCTTGTTATAGGAATTAATGACTACCCAAATTGTCCACTATCGGGTTGTATTAACGATGCAGTTCAGTTAGCCTCATTATTGGAGCGTCACAGTGATGGTTCACCAAATTTTAGCGTTCGTAAAGTATTATCTGATTGCAATGAGATTAAACGTGGTACTCTTAAAAAGGAAGTAGATGATCTTTTTTCTGGCGATCCAGAAGTTGCGTTATTTTATTTTTCAGGTCATGGGTATTTAAATTCATATGGCGGCTATATTGTAACACCTGATTTTGAGAACTATGATGAAGGTGTTTCAATGGATGATATCCTTAAGGCTGCAAATCATTCTTCAGCTAAAAATAGAATAATTATTCTTGATTGTTGTCATGCAGGTGCGATGGGTTCCCCGGCTATTACTGAGGGACGTTTTTCTGAGCTAGCTGATGGTGTTACTGTTCTAGTGGCATGTCGAGAAAAAGAAACTGCTATGGAATCAGAAAAATCAGGTGTTTTTACTTCTCTTTTATTAGACGCTCTTCATGGTGGTAGTGCGGATCTTCTAGGTAATGTATCTCCTGGTAGTATTTATGCTTATGTTGATAGAGCTTTAGGACCATGGGCGCAGCGACCAGTATTCAAAACTAACGTCTCAAGATTTGTATCTTTAAGAAATGTTTCTCCACCTATTGACCCTAACATATTAAGAAAAATAATTATACACTTTCCAAGTCCCTATGATGAATATTGTCTAGATTCATCATATGAAGATACTGAACCTAACGCTGATACAAAACATGTTGAAATATTTAAAGAATTACAAAAGATGGAGAGAGTAGGACTAGTTGTACCAGTAGATGAAGATCATATGTATTATGCTGCAACCAATGAAAAATCCTGTAAACTAACTGCTATGGGTGTTCAATATTGGAAACTTGTTCAATCAGGAAATGTGTAG
- a CDS encoding transposase, with the protein MGNKNRFYDDEFKASAVKMVVEKGRTISSVAKDLGVSQPSLRRWIKWSLLKYSSGVQLSKIIGSQ; encoded by the coding sequence ATGGGAAACAAAAATAGGTTTTATGATGATGAATTCAAAGCCAGTGCCGTAAAAATGGTAGTAGAAAAAGGTCGAACAATAAGTTCTGTAGCCAAAGATCTGGGAGTATCACAACCCTCTCTAAGGCGTTGGATAAAGTGGTCTCTCTTAAAATATAGTTCAGGGGTGCAATTATCAAAGATAATAGGATCACAATAA